One genomic segment of Anticarsia gemmatalis isolate Benzon Research Colony breed Stoneville strain chromosome Z, ilAntGemm2 primary, whole genome shotgun sequence includes these proteins:
- the LOC142986206 gene encoding uncharacterized protein LOC142986206 isoform X1, with the protein MMRLVFCLTCFLTIVALSVSRPYDPEDDGLKDVLPSSGQFEAFYPREAHGIPNGSSRPAHGHGSFYKHRNPALVDVKNAAAYGFRFDGMRRFNFDDE; encoded by the exons ATG ATGCGGCTAGTATTCTGTTTGACATGTTTCTTGACGATCGTGGCGCTATCTGTGTCTCGGCCGTACGACCCGGAAGACGATGGACTAAAGGATGTGCTGCCATCTAGCGGACAGTTTGAAGCGTTTTATCCGCGAGAGGCGCACGGTATTCCGAATGGCTCGTCGCGGCCTGCGCACGGGCATGGTAGTTTCTACAAGCATCGCAACCCGGCGCTAGTTGACGTCAAAAATGCAGCTGCGTATGGATTCCGGTTCGATGGCATGAGGAGGTTCAACTTCGACGATGAGTAG
- the LOC142986206 gene encoding uncharacterized protein LOC142986206 isoform X2: MRLVFCLTCFLTIVALSVSRPYDPEDDGLKDVLPSSGQFEAFYPREAHGIPNGSSRPAHGHGSFYKHRNPALVDVKNAAAYGFRFDGMRRFNFDDE; the protein is encoded by the coding sequence ATGCGGCTAGTATTCTGTTTGACATGTTTCTTGACGATCGTGGCGCTATCTGTGTCTCGGCCGTACGACCCGGAAGACGATGGACTAAAGGATGTGCTGCCATCTAGCGGACAGTTTGAAGCGTTTTATCCGCGAGAGGCGCACGGTATTCCGAATGGCTCGTCGCGGCCTGCGCACGGGCATGGTAGTTTCTACAAGCATCGCAACCCGGCGCTAGTTGACGTCAAAAATGCAGCTGCGTATGGATTCCGGTTCGATGGCATGAGGAGGTTCAACTTCGACGATGAGTAG